One Eurosta solidaginis isolate ZX-2024a chromosome 1, ASM4086904v1, whole genome shotgun sequence genomic window, atatttatatttaaagtccaaaattaatagttttgcaaggaattatattataaaaggaataacagtttaaGCTCCTGTTCTCAACAGTTGCCTATAGTCGTCTTATGAGTCCTAGCAGTCCGAGACTTTTGCCAGCTTAAAAGTACCATAGTGGATTTGATTTGCCCCTTCATATATTTAGAGGCCAGGATTTTATTGTACATATACAAATATGCCTATtcgggtgggtcgatttgtatggacgaaagttaaccgatatcgcgccatcgatttttcgggaGGATTTggcctcaggaaaaaagttccactacgcatacccaaaaaaataaatttcgagccttcgaaatttcatttttttgacttttttccaatttgatttttaaggttttttttcatgacatactaaacaaattttcatatgtatgttaatgcatattaaaatatttttgtttttattttataaaaaactgttatcgccaacgtttttagcgaatATTTTTGGCTCGGACAGgatatacataaaaattttacaatcaaatgaaaattattttagtaggtcatgaaaaaaccttaaagatcaaagtcgaaaaaagtaaaaaaaaaaatgaaatttcgcagcctcgtaaataattttttttgggtatgcattgtggaactttttttcctttcgaaaaatcgatggcgcgatatcggttaataaatcgacccagtctaattcTGCCACGAAAATTGTACATTACTACAGGCTCATTCCATTttaagacacccggtccgcgcaggacatgatttttgatttcgatgaaattttaatatgttgttctttgatcaaaataatgaaacacgtatatttttttgcctcaaaataatttttttttcggatttatcggcgattgaattccataaaatgcagtcggtattttattcacctattttttcaactgtcaataactttgtcaaaaattaaccgattctcataattttttctttgaaatgttatataactttataaacaatagcatatagtttaaaaaaaaattttgtttagtatttagtaaaaatttacaatttttaacaacatttggttaattcgttgtagttctataaatagaacaaaatcagcaacaataccagtttctctgaaaccgccttacaaacatgcataacttcaaaacATAATtatatacgaagtatgtgatgtgtagaatattaatatatgcaaaagaaggcaattgggaaaactttacaacaactaaggcatgacgtagctgaatgcgtttgtaaccatttcaactgtcgtaggagtgcgggttcgaatcccactcccgggagaaaaggctttgaagagatttacaaggtataatcgaaacagctgtcgccttgtccgtcctgatgtcatgttgtttaaatttttcccaaattattaaataaattaaaaaatttatgacttttcaaaaattaatttctcaaaaaaccatactttttttcatttaaactttttctatattgagtgaacagttcatatatcaacttggctaaatgcctattagccgaaacttgttgttttcgagatatgaatttttgaatattaaacattttttctcccatttattgatgcaatgcattacagcatataataactttgtcaaaaattaaccgattctcatgatttcacctttgaaatgtttgttattacttttaattttatatacatttataaacaattgcatatagttacaaaaaaatatttttttagtatttagtaaaagtgtatgactttttttcaaaaattaataattcaaaaaaacggttattgttttttgtttttttccatatattaattaattacatatcagcatacaaggcgatcaatgccaaatgcttaaaattaattaaaatatcacatttattattaaaacattcatttgttgttatttttcagaatatggcaaaatatttcactaaacctaCAATGCCGTCACAAGAGCCTTTgccatgtcctgttacaaaatcactgtaattctgtAACGTTTTTAAAAacgagaaattaatttttgaaaaaagtcatacatttttactaaatactgaacaaaaattgtttttaagctaaatgctattgtttataaagttatataaaagtaaatataataacgaacatttcaaagcaaaaatcatgagaatcggttgatttttgacaaagttattgacagttgaaaaaaataGGTGAACAAAATACcgactgcattttatggaattcaattgctgataaatccgaaaaaaattttttttgaggcaaaaaaaaaaaaatacacgtttttcattattttgaccaaagaacaacatattaaaatttcatcgaaatcaaaaatcatgtcctgcgcggaccgagTGTCTTAAAATGGAATGAGCCTACATATTTCCTCTAGttgttgtgttttattttttaaatatcaaccgCCGAATTCTGACCCTTGACTCCTAATTATTGTTTTAGCTTAGTTATTTTGGCCCTATTTAAAAATAATACCAACAGTCGCAATTGGGCTAGAACAATTGTCAGTCAGTGCAAACCAGAGCCCGTATAGTTTTATACGATCACTGATGAAAACCCGATTTCACTCAAATGATAAGTatgaatctgtcaattttatttataaaaatagtagTGAAACATGAATCTAATGAGTACGTTTCCTAAACAAATAAGTTCATTGGTTCATGATTACGTCGGTTACTAGCAAATATACGTAATTCAAAGGAGTCACCATTTCAgaactattgtgatttaaaaatggATATAGAtaacggatcgtataacacgatacggtcGAAGAATAGggacttaaatatatatattgccAAAACAACTTATTAGCTTCAAAATATGTTTAAGTGTACTATTCGTAATCAAAATATAGTTCACTTTCTTTGCAATTTTGTTCAATCCATTCGTCGAAACGTTTTGATGACTCTGTTGAAAAATAATTTCGCCAATCGCCAATTTCACCCTTCCTGATGAATTTACTTTCTTCACCGCTATTGTTAAAATCGATATTATTATTCTGACCATCTGCGAAGTTTTTCAGCAATGGTTCCAGATTCACAGCAGGATTTGACTGCATTTTATCAAACTTCAAATGGTCACAAATTCGTGTCAAGTCCTCTTCGGTGAGTTGATAATCAACCTCAAGAAATTCAGCACAACTACGTACCACTTTTGGCAGATCTCGTTTCATATCTTCGTACTTCAAAAATAATATATTCGGCTCATTGTGACGTTGCCAAAATGGTAACACGTGATTCCAATATGAACCCATAGGTGAACGCTCATTTAGAAACAGCTCTAAAAAATCTTCGAACGAACCTCTCAGACCATGCACCAACTTACAGTAGTAATAGAAGGATACACAAAGATCTTTGGGATTACGGGCAGTGTATATGATCTGCAAGACGGACAATGTTttggatttgttaaaatttgagtaCGCCACATtaaagataagtcagttattttAATATTGGGACGTTCGTATATACATTTTTCAGACCAAATTCAAAAAGTTCCAATTcattttcagaaaattacaatccaagttcagaatttccatttgagaaaaaaaaatcttgCTCCACTTCAGAGAGGGGTAGGTATCTAAAACCTAGATAGATTTCATGGGCTCATATTGTTATCAGAAATATGGTCGATCATCTGGTGAGCGCAGGACACAAGGGCAACATATGCTCGCCGATTCCTTCTGCAGCTGGTATTTTGTACATCTGTTGGCACTGGCCACACCTAATTGCGTGTAAGGTCAAAGTTCAGTGTTCTGTAAGAACTTCCAACAAGAGCTCACATTATGTCCTTTTTGGTCATAAGACTAACTTTGTTGGTTTAAAGTATAGGGCTTTCCTTCTTGGTTGATCGTGTGCAACTCTTGCCTCTATTTTATCCACTAATCTGAGAacggaatataaatatatagAAGTCAGCTTTTTTTTCCCTCAGAGGAGATATTACTCCGCAGTGCCCCTTTTCAAGGCACCATAGTAGTAATCTTCTTGCAAATCAATACATAGCTAATTTTCCTAGACGGGTTTTAAGCTGGATATATGATATGCTAATCAGGCTTTAGTCATTTGGGGTACAAGTGGCTGATCCCTCCGTAGAAACTACGGCGAGCTGTCCTCCAAGAGTGCAGCACATCGTTCAGTTttaggtccggtttttcagtgcaagtttaaactccagttaaagtttacTAGAATTTAGCCTTGCtccttcggccgcttaagctacGACGAgcagcaattttttatgttacaAAGTTACAAGGTTAAACTCTAATTagctttaactgtagtttaaattcGAACTAAAAAAACGGGACTTAAGCACCCCTCAAATATTATCGTGAGTCGCTCTGACGAACTTTCTATCCGATATTTGTAGTATTGCAGGCAATATGCCCACGATTTAACTATGAAgaaagttattttatttatttatttacaagttGTTACTGAACACCCAATATTGATATTACTCACAAGTTCTGGTACATACTATCCAATAAAAATTTTGCGCCGATAAGCGCCTTGAGAGACTTTTCATTACATTCCCTTTAGAATGAAGTCGGTTAAGGTCAACCTAACGAATCCTAAGCGTGCAATATAAAATCTTAAAAGCCTACAATTTGAACTTATTGTAATTCTGAGCTGGGTTGTAATTTTCCGAATATGAATAATGTGACCTTTAACGAGAGTAGTTAAATTTTGCTTACTTACTTTTGGTTTTACAGTCTCGAAAGCACGTGGCAGCAAATCCCATGGAAGATGCGAACGTCCGAATCGTGGCCGCGACATGTTACGCACAACATCAACAGTATTTCCAATTGAGTTTCTAAGAAAATcacacataaaaaaaattctgcacCTGTCGATTACACAATGGTCATGATCTCAACTTACGTGACCCATTCATAATGATCCTCACTAAATAGTGCCGACAGCTCAATCAATGGCGAACGTATTTGTTGCATCTGTTTGGCACCCTCGAAATTAAGCTTATTGCCAAGCAACCAAATCATCTCTTGAGCCCATGTCGAGCCGGTGCGGGGATAGGAGATCATCCAAACATCATCCTCATAGATGGGAAGATCTCGTATGGACTCCGCTATGTTCATAAACTTGCGCGGCAGTACTACATGTCCGGGCAAGACTTCAATAAAGCACTCTTTCTTCGGGAAAAGCGCATCTATCTGTGTCGAAATATCTTTATCCAACTCTTTAAATGTCAACTGCATTTCGTATGTATTTGACTTTTACAACTGAAGCCTGTGTACTACATTCGATTTTGTTGAAGTCTTGCGAAAAACTATTTCAATTGTTGGTTGCAGCTCCACTTCGAAGTGGAAGAAATCATTGTGAATCGCATAGTGGACAGGAAATGTTGCAGCTCAGCAAtatatttgttgcttttttttatactcagggtgctttgcacacagagtatattaactttgattggataacggttggttgtacgggtataaaggaatcgagatagatatagacttccatatatcaaaatcatcagtgtcaaactaattttgattgagccatgtccgtccgtccgttaacacgatagcttgagtaaatattgagatgtcttcaccaaatttggtacacgagcttatctggacccagaatagattgatattgaaaatgagcgaaatcagatgataaccacgcccaattttatatataacattttggaaaacacaaaaaacctgattgtttagtaaataatacacctagaatgttgaaatttgacatatggactgatattgagacttgataaaaatttgataaattttttttaaatgggcgtggcaccgcccacttgtaataaaatcaattttacaaatattcaaggttcgattcgagctcaaggccagaacaataattttttttttctaatattattattataaatattattaatcataaatcaaaaattgttaaacctatcgtaacaacattcgacagagaggttgcctttactataaggaatgttttgaagaaacaTTAACGAAAAGAaattggacgaataaaataagctatatctttgcagaaaagagctttatatcaatggtatttcgtttcccaagtggatttataactataaataggaaaaacttcaaatttaaaaaatgggcgtggcaccgccccttttatgactaagcaactttctatattccgggagccataactcgaagaaacatcaacggatcgtaataaaattgtgtacacatattttccttatagcagaaaatatttatagtaaaaatggacgggatcgcctaaagaccacggcaacttagatataaaacaagttttaaagggtcgtagactagaataataagctaaaacttagcaaaaaatagttttgaatcaacgaAATTTCAgttcaagttttactgtaagaggaaatggggagacatttttttttaagcgggcggtgccacgtgttatgtagaaaagtaatttatctgaaatgaaatgtacaattgaagctcacgctgagtatataatgttcggttacacccgaacttagacacctttacttgtttgtacTTAATGTGTGTGTTTTACTGGAAAGTCTATGAAAATGATGGTGAAAGCAAAAACATTTTCCGCAAGATATGTACTTACTCCGCATCCGCAATTTGTGTAGATTTTCCATGGCTACGTTTGAACCAACTACGATTGGTTTTACCGCAAACCGGTTGCATTCGCAGATGACCTTAAATTGAGGTGAATAATTATGTACGAATATTTTGCTTGCACGTACGTAGGTGCATATCTCGGTATGCACGAAAATACAAACAATTGCAATTAATTGCAATTTACTGTCAACTAAAACGTGATCATCtcctatacattttttttattataaatagtattttttagcCAAAATCCGTGTTCAGCCTACATAAATACTAAGGTACGCAAATGTTCTGTAGGTGTGGAGAAAGCAATTTCTTGCAgctcttaaaaatttagaattgccccaattaaataaaaacttgttAGCTAATTTCTGAAATTGGCGCTCAACCGATTACGATCTTTTTAAACTCTTCAGCCAAACGCAGAATAAGGGATATATGTTCGACCTTTGTCTTAATCAGATAAATATTCTTCCTAACATATTTTATAAGACTTTAGATTAAGCTTACGTGGACGATATATCTACATTCTCTTTGAGTCAGAGTGAAATCTCGTCTTACCGGAAAATTATTACCATCCTTAATCACTTCCTCACTTACCTTAGAACATCGCACTAAACCATGTGAGTCTAGTAGTTGCCGtcttgaaaaatttaataactgTTTAATTAACGTGCCCTGAATATGTATCATGAAAATATTGAGCTAAACATCTCTCATTTGGATCATAACATTTACTCGCAATTTGAAACGTAAATTTGCCAATGACGTACCAACGAAAGTCTGTCTCACTAAGTAATAtaaaacttctaaaaataaaaaataaaacggtaattttagttatgaacaatttttggtttaaaaaaaagttaCTTACACTCAATCCTATGTGTGAACtattttcaagaaaataaaaagttacaCAAAACAAAGCGTTTATTAACAACATGATACACTTCATTTGCCATACAACTTTCGGATAGTTTTTCATCTCTCGACACCGTCAGTTTGTTTGTCGGAATCGAACTCCAGTATTTTGATTTCCTATTCAGACCATAGTAGCGTGTGGGGGCAATAGTAATTCctcgttagattttttttttcgcagttaCCAGTGGCTTACAATGTCCCCCAACAGTGATATGGCTGTCAAGGTACTAATGTGCTGATTGTTTCTTTGATTATTTACAGCAAGCTTTGCAGCTGACATAACAGCCACAAATCTACTCATTTTCGCGATGTACAAAAAGCTTTGAAGTCAGCTTGAAGGTGGTATGTATGATTCTCTTATCGATGGCTTTATCAGGATTTGAACTGTAGTAGATTTACCAGCTCTGAAGCGGCACTGATAAGGCCCAATCAGCTCGGTGACTGTTGGGAGATATAGTATTATGGAATTTTCCGAATGTAGGGCCAAACACCGTTTTCTTTCCCGCTTTAACGTCAAAGTTTCTAAGAGCGATTTTGATGTCATGGAGGGCTCTAGTTTCTCAAAAAGAGATCTCAATCGAGGTTTgttgcctgttttttatttttagaagtttttATGTACTGTGCCTATCCCCTTTATTAAATTTCTGTCATTGCTATATTCTTTCACGTATCAAAATTATTGTGAAACCGAAGCTAGTTACGTAAGTAGTATTAGCTTGGTGCATTTCTTACAAGTTACTTGCATCGAAAGGAGACCAATGGCTGACTTTTTGGGCTAGTTTTGATATTTGTGCTCTATAGTTCTTTAGTTGGTTGAAGTGTGGGGGTACAATGTAAGTGTAAAATGTAGGTCAACGATTTGCATACGTTATTTTTTCAGGCTTTTAAAATATGagatgaataccaaaaaactTTTGAGTGTAACTAAAAGTGAACTCAATGCTCTTTTGTCCGTCTTTAGGAACTGTAGCCATAGTAAACCGTAACGTACCCATATACCATTTCGGCTTACAAAATCCATACAAGCAACACTACATAAATAAAGTCATTAAAGAAACACTTAAAAAGtgcaaaattgtttaaagaaaGTAGgtaaaccaaaaagaaataaacaaaaaacccGAGCTGCTTGGAGAGCTACGATTGATTGGATTAATTCGCTTGGAAGAATTACTTGCAACAAACTGGCACACAACCGTatgattgcatttatttctgtATTCAATTGAAGTGAGGCTTGGAGTAGCACTGACGTGTACCTTTGTTGTTACAACTTTTCGCCGGTTGTTAAGCAACAGCTTTGTTCTCAATACATTTAGCTATTAAACTAGCTGTTTCACTCAAATTCAGACCCACCATCTGTGAGTTTGAGTGTGGGTTATATGCTACCTTCAACTCTCAAAGTGATTCACGTACCTGTTGTGAAGAAATAAAGTTCCCAAGAAAGTATAACGTCTTTACACGATACCAGCGCACATCAGTTGTTTGTCACCTTTCCAACTGTACGAATACTTCCACGCATGCGCGGTGCTAACTTCTGCAAATCTACATAACTAAAGATCATCTACCTTTTTTGGATTTTGTTCCGTGGTCGCTTGTGTCGCTGTTTGTTTAAAGTTTACCAATGATTTGTGTGCCTCAAGTgtaattcatacatacatatctacaaagTTATTACGTTTTATTGGTTGTAGCGTGTCGTAAGTTCGTAGAAATAGTAACTTTCTGAAGCGTGCAATTTGTGAAAGTTTTTCGTAGAGTGACTGCAAGCTCACAACATAAATTCGAACATGTTGCTGTTACGAAGAAATACATTTATGCTATCGCTGCTTTATTTGAATAtatccttcacatatacagcgaCTTCACAGCAAGATGACTCAAATCCATTGCTTGACATGGCGTCCATGTTCATACAAGAGGCTTTAAATAGTCAAACGGCAGGTAGTGACGGTGCTGGCGCGGGTGGTGGGAGTGGAGGTGCTGGCCTAGCAGGAGTCGCTACGCTCATAGGAACTTTAATGCAGGCTAATAGTGGTGGCGGTGGCTCCGCCGGTCAAGGAAAAGCGGCAGCGAATGGTGCCATGCAAATATTATCAGGAATCGGTAGCTTACTAGCTACTGCCGGCCAGAATGGTGCACGCTCTGCTGGTAACGGGGGTGGTAGTGGCTTCGATCCAGCTCTAATTGGCAATGTTATCGAGATGTTCACGAATAGCGACTCGGATACGAAAGATGAGTCAGCTGGCGCACGCAACCATGGCGGTAACGATAGCGGAATTGGTTTAGATTCTATACTTCAAATTGCTTCTGCTTTTATGAATGCAAATAATGGCGCTGAAAGCAGTGGTGGCAATCAACACCAACAGAAGCAGCAGCACCATCAACAGCGACGGTCAGTACAAGAGAGCTCAAATATGCTAGAAAATGAAGTTAACACAGAATCAGAGGATGATGGTGGTTTTATGAGTCTTTTGCCTTTGGTTATGCAAGCAGTTGGCTCATTTGCAGGACCCGAGGGACAACAAACACAAGAGAAACACAAAGGGCATGCATGGGTTTTACCGCCGTTTTTAGAGCATTTGCATGTCGTTTGGGATCATTTCTCGAACTCGGAACTCGCCGATGCGCTTTACGAAAAGTCGGGCGTGAATAAGATATTGCGGGTagatttaataaactttttcaaaATGCGCAAATTCATCTAACATGCTATCCCATGTACTTTTTAGGGTTTTAAGGGACGTGATGGTAAATTGGACTACGACAAGCTATTTGATTCGCTTAACAACCAGTCATTCCGAAGACGTTGGATAAAGTCGGCAACACTTTATTTAGCCGATTGGGCAAGTTATTTAGCAAATCCGGAAGTTTATGTCAAGTAAGTTTTCaaaagttttatacaaattttgatCAGGTTTCAAAAGATCGAGTTTAGCGTATTCTTTTGCTAAGActtgaattaaaaaatgttatGCAGAAGCACCATAAAGTATTTGCAACTCTTCGCGCTTTTGTTTAGGCctctttaaaatcaaaaaaactcTAAACTGAGTTTGAGTAAAAATAACATATATTCTCAACAGTGGCATTCAATACTACTCCTTCACTCAAACTCGATTACTGATAttcttgcttttatttttgtcataTTCCACTTGACTTACATGTACATTTGCTTTTACCAAAGCGTTGACCTACTTTTTCGGGTGCCTTTCCCCGTCTTGTTCGGCTGTTGCCTGTTAGAACCGGCGTAGTGCGTTAATGCGACACATTCTGCTTGTCATGCACGACATTGTGCAGCCCCAATTAccttacttttttgtttttgtgaaagaACTAGTTTCAGAGGTGTTTATTTATGCATTAATTGTCACTAATTACTAGCCAACCaatttaataaaacataaaaatattctcaaaaaaaaaaaaaaaaatactaagagTGACGACCTGGGCCCTTATGGTGTGTTATAATTCCTATCGGAATCCATTCTTCCCTTGATTTATAAATTTGAACTGCCAAACTATTTATTCAAATTATGATAAATCACAAATCTAACTAGTACGCGAATTCTCTAGTTCACATATGTTGTTATTCGGACTGGCGATTTCAGAGCTATTTTAATTTAATGTTTGAGTGAAAACTGGATTTCGATACGAATCGTAACGCATGATACGGGCCCAGTGTTTGCATTTGCTACTCCAGACCACCAGTGTCAACGAAAACATATGCTCTGCACCTGCTCCGGCTCTGAACaagaacagagcatagagcagagccgtagcataaaaGAGTGGCAGCATTTCCCATGTACTGCTACGAGCTACGTCGTATCTTATGCAGAGCGGAGCAAATAGTGGAAtagaaactcaaaaataaatgctaTTTGTAGAGAAGCGagagaaataaaaaaagtatgtatgctaTTTGTTCAGTTCAGTATTGTTTGCAGAGCTTTGTCATAGTTGTTTGCACTAATAATCAAGATTATTTCAAAATTGTTCTAATTATCATTTAGAGAGACACTTTCATTTCGATACTAGTCAGAAAACTTCAGGGATCATACTGGAACTATATTGGGCAATCCTCGGAAGAATATAGACACCGCCCTTTTATCACCCTTTTTTCACCCTGCATTTCTCAAAGTTTTATTCAAAGAAGAATTGACTTATCGCATTGTTTTGTATATTTTCCCACATAGCGAAGAgtttacgtatgtacatatatacacgaTATCGAATGCAAAGTATTGAGTATTGATACGGTATTCATTGCAGGTATCGATTCTCAAGTATCTATATATTCTATAGAATCAAAAATAcgattcaataaataaataaatgtaaggcgtgataacctcctaagagattttgagccgagcttttcttccattttgcgtcgtgctcctttttagtacttcctacaaattagcggaagattcttgtttaatgccgactccaagacagattagttttcactgagaagcttttcatgacagaaatacaatcggagtgcttgccaaatactgcccgGGGGgaggggggcgaccccgcttagataaaatttcttctaattgaaaaaacttgtttctaaaattttgatgttgctttgcccggggcgtgaacccaggatcatcggtgttGTGGGCGTAGTGCGCTACCATCACCCCACGGCGGCCGCCTGTATTGCTACTACActcgcaaacatcagagtgcctaTATATTGCTCCTCCaatgttgtttttatttgttgtttattattgTCTCGATTGATATAAACTTCGGTTTCCGACTGCGGTTCCGTTCGTTTGTAATCGAAGTTTTGACGTACGACGATCAGTAGcaataaagaaaatttgaaaagccAATTCCTATTCCGTAACATCCCTAGCACATGCAAGTTTACATATCCGCGTTAGCAAACTAGTTGCTCGATTAATAAAATTCCCTTGTATTAAAAAATGAGCATAACTAGTTAAAGTTTCAACCTATTTTGCTGTGATTAAGTACCTAATATATTCTGAATTATGTTCCACTTGACATTTGATAATAATAAGCAGTCATAAATACCAAAGAAATCGGAAAACTACACAAATATTTCGGTAATGACGAAAGTCATAATAACTTTAATTATGCTGACACTTTTTTGTTAGTGAATGGTAGAAAGTAGCTTCTGCGTGGAATGAGTTTATtcagatttgaaaaaaaaaaaacaaatacggaaacagaaaaattttaaaaattaaaaacccaAATACCTTAAAATATTACTTTCACTTTGGTTACCGGCGAACGGTAAAACTTCCCTTCATCATTAACATTCACCTTTGCTAATACATATTTGcattagggtgtttcgaaaaaaattgtattcCTCGTA contains:
- the St2 gene encoding luciferin sulfotransferase; protein product: MQLTFKELDKDISTQIDALFPKKECFIEVLPGHVVLPRKFMNIAESIRDLPIYEDDVWMISYPRTGSTWAQEMIWLLGNKLNFEGAKQMQQIRSPLIELSALFSEDHYEWVTNSIGNTVDVVRNMSRPRFGRSHLPWDLLPRAFETVKPKIIYTARNPKDLCVSFYYYCKLVHGLRGSFEDFLELFLNERSPMGSYWNHVLPFWQRHNEPNILFLKYEDMKRDLPKVVRSCAEFLEVDYQLTEEDLTRICDHLKFDKMQSNPAVNLEPLLKNFADGQNNNIDFNNSGEESKFIRKGEIGDWRNYFSTESSKRFDEWIEQNCKESELYFDYE
- the LOC137245590 gene encoding uncharacterized protein; amino-acid sequence: MLLLRRNTFMLSLLYLNISFTYTATSQQDDSNPLLDMASMFIQEALNSQTAGSDGAGAGGGSGGAGLAGVATLIGTLMQANSGGGGSAGQGKAAANGAMQILSGIGSLLATAGQNGARSAGNGGGSGFDPALIGNVIEMFTNSDSDTKDESAGARNHGGNDSGIGLDSILQIASAFMNANNGAESSGGNQHQQKQQHHQQRRSVQESSNMLENEVNTESEDDGGFMSLLPLVMQAVGSFAGPEGQQTQEKHKGHAWVLPPFLEHLHVVWDHFSNSELADALYEKSGVNKILRGFKGRDGKLDYDKLFDSLNNQSFRRRWIKSATLYLADWASYLANPEVYVKYFQTAQVMFNGFLKSQGYPKNTFFDPSRASETISNLCDHVAKHHLNVKIESRQYVKPAVGYTKELLKLGQARGLLQFNATELSDKLTDTLNLEVIEPVLKVHRAYRFITKSPQCDRYVLCQLNSPEHYSAGNARGLISGVSPKIVKIGSMGAAIFISTETGTPFWTLFGVINAPHNCEVKYPVDCSGFHEGEAKVTTEYVHNEL